A genomic stretch from Capricornis sumatraensis isolate serow.1 chromosome 4, serow.2, whole genome shotgun sequence includes:
- the LOC138078549 gene encoding beta-defensin 107A-like: MEVVGLEKGFMEHRRNLDRDVEESIPGRKTGEDKPGAMKTFFFMFAAMILLGQIFSAPRSLQRQIRCLKMDGRCEVECLSFEDKIGGCRAELTPFCCRKRVNN, from the exons ATGGAAGTGGTAGGGCTTGAGAAGGGGTTTATGGAACATAGGAGAAATCTAGACAGAGATGTAGAAGAGAGCATTCCAGGTAGGAAGACAGGAGAAGACAAG CCTGGAGCCATGAAAACCTTCTTCTTCATGTTTGCTGCCATGATTCTTCTTGGTCAGATTTTCTCAG CCCCAAGAAGCCTTCAAAGACAGATACGCTGTCTGAAAATGGATGGTCGCTGTGAAGTCGAATGCCTTTCCTTTGAGGATAAGATTGGGGGCTGCAGAGCTGAACTGACACCATTTTGCTGCAGAAAAAGAGTCAATAATTAA